A part of Armatimonadota bacterium genomic DNA contains:
- a CDS encoding glycosyltransferase family 4 protein, with translation MIAGVVRAHAPFAAVAAGAPAAAAMRLLIVTPVFPPDIGGHATAIPLLAVELCRRGHQVTVLTVSDRADGDDSLYPFSVVRLARPGPRLVRWLRTIRMILKLGSRADVLLVYGLALESVVANALLRRPLVMKVVGDLAWERSVLLGRVRDTFEAFQQRRYGARVEALRRLRAWWIRRADRVIVHSQWMAGWVARWGVLPSRLTVIPNGVELPGALVAATLPLSTPVTLVTAARLTRWKGIDDLIAVVAGLRGLGLVVVGDGPDRGRLEQVAQEVGVSDRVFFAGRRSREETLGIMASCDVFALNSTWEGLPHAVLDAMVLGMPLIATAVGGVPEAVTDGVSGLLIPPSDPDALRRALGRLISAPDERARLAAGARRAAERFTIARVADATEALLLAAAASIHHKGRP, from the coding sequence ATGATCGCAGGCGTGGTCCGGGCGCACGCGCCCTTCGCGGCCGTGGCCGCAGGTGCGCCTGCCGCAGCGGCGATGAGACTGCTGATTGTCACCCCGGTGTTTCCACCCGACATAGGCGGGCACGCCACGGCGATCCCACTCCTGGCCGTGGAACTCTGCCGCCGCGGCCACCAGGTGACTGTTCTGACAGTAAGCGACCGCGCGGACGGCGATGATTCGCTCTACCCGTTTTCGGTTGTGCGCCTTGCCCGACCCGGGCCCAGACTCGTACGGTGGCTGCGAACGATCCGCATGATCCTGAAGTTGGGCAGCCGGGCCGATGTCCTGCTGGTCTACGGACTGGCCCTGGAATCCGTGGTTGCCAACGCGCTGCTCAGGCGGCCGCTGGTGATGAAGGTCGTGGGCGATCTGGCCTGGGAGCGCTCGGTCCTGCTGGGGAGGGTGCGCGACACCTTCGAGGCATTCCAGCAGCGCAGGTACGGTGCGAGGGTGGAGGCACTGAGGCGCCTGCGCGCGTGGTGGATCCGGAGGGCGGACCGCGTGATCGTTCACTCCCAATGGATGGCCGGCTGGGTCGCTCGGTGGGGAGTCCTGCCATCCCGGCTTACGGTGATACCCAACGGAGTTGAACTGCCCGGGGCGCTTGTCGCGGCGACCCTTCCGCTCTCGACGCCGGTGACGCTGGTTACGGCGGCCCGTCTCACCAGGTGGAAGGGTATTGACGATTTGATCGCCGTCGTCGCCGGGCTGCGCGGCCTCGGCCTGGTCGTGGTCGGCGACGGTCCGGACCGGGGCCGGCTGGAGCAGGTCGCGCAGGAGGTGGGCGTATCCGACCGCGTGTTCTTCGCGGGCCGCAGGTCGCGCGAGGAGACGCTTGGCATCATGGCCTCGTGCGATGTCTTCGCGCTGAACTCAACCTGGGAGGGCCTGCCCCACGCGGTGCTGGACGCCATGGTGCTCGGGATGCCGCTGATCGCGACCGCCGTGGGCGGGGTGCCTGAGGCCGTCACGGACGGGGTGAGCGGGCTGCTGATTCCTCCTTCGGATCCCGATGCCCTCCGACGAGCGCTGGGTCGCCTGATCTCCGCGCCAGATGAGCGGGCACGACTGGCAGCAGGCGCCCGCCGCGCGGCAGAGCGATTCACCATCGCGCGCGTGGCGGACGCCACCGAGGCCCTCCTGCTTGCTGCAGCGGCTTCTATCCACCACAAGGGGAGGCCGTGA
- a CDS encoding glycosyltransferase — translation MHHRARGGRHRGPPACCSGFYPPQGEAVKILHITNTVAAGGAEVTLLALCRHHKAAGVDLTVACLREHVRDTRSLRPEFERAGVAVRDLDCARIDPRCPWSLRGLIREERPDILHTHLPRADIAGIVARGRKPIPRVMTVHGTYGTQGVWRYLKPALAGVWRRADADAGARFLHRALPR, via the coding sequence ATTCACCATCGCGCGCGTGGCGGACGCCACCGAGGCCCTCCTGCTTGCTGCAGCGGCTTCTATCCACCACAAGGGGAGGCCGTGAAGATCCTCCACATCACCAACACTGTGGCGGCCGGCGGCGCTGAGGTCACCCTACTGGCGTTGTGCCGTCATCACAAGGCGGCCGGGGTAGACCTGACAGTTGCGTGCCTGCGCGAACACGTTCGCGACACGAGGTCGCTGCGGCCGGAGTTCGAGCGCGCAGGCGTCGCGGTGCGCGACCTCGACTGCGCGCGCATTGATCCGAGGTGTCCCTGGTCTCTCCGCGGCCTGATCCGCGAGGAACGCCCCGACATTCTGCACACGCACCTGCCCAGGGCGGACATTGCGGGAATCGTCGCACGCGGACGGAAGCCGATCCCCAGGGTGATGACCGTGCACGGCACCTATGGCACGCAGGGAGTGTGGCGCTACCTGAAACCGGCGCTGGCCGGTGTATGGCGCCGCGCCGATGCCGATGCTGGTGCCCGCTTTCTTCACCGCGCACTACCGCGATAG